A genome region from Schistocerca americana isolate TAMUIC-IGC-003095 chromosome 1, iqSchAmer2.1, whole genome shotgun sequence includes the following:
- the LOC124596032 gene encoding histone chaperone ASF1A-like, producing the protein MAEDKVMNVVVLDNPSAFLNPFQFEITFESIEDSQEDLEWKIIYEFIRVGYYVNNYYTEPELQAQPPATPQFDKLQRNILATNPTVTRFKVDSDDYPSRATSSGGGENGTSVMESGSTTNSMRSSLEATLTANWFGWWTYKGFLRDKQGDIVVYL; encoded by the exons ATGGCTGAGGACAAGGTGATGAATGTTGTTGTACTCGACAACCCGTCAGCTTTCTTGAATCCATTTCAGTTTGAAATAACATTTGAGTCTATAGAAGATTCCCAGGAAGATCTCGAATGGAAAATAATTTAT GAATTCATCCGTGTTGGTTACTACGTAAATAACTATTACACGGAACCTGAGCTGCAGGCCCAGCCACCAGCAACACCACAGTTCGACAAACTGCAACGCAATATTCTCGCAACAAATCCTAcagtaactcgtttcaaggttgaCTCGGATGACTACCCCAGTAGAGCAACAAGTAGTGGAGGTGGTGAGAATGGTACTTCTGTGATGGAAAGTGGAAGTACTACAAATAGCATGCGCTCATCCCTTGAGGCAACTTTGACAGCAAACTGGTTTGGATGGTGGACCTATAAGGGCTTCTTGAGAGACAAGCAGGGAGATATAGTTGTTTATTTGTGA